Proteins co-encoded in one Garra rufa chromosome 7, GarRuf1.0, whole genome shotgun sequence genomic window:
- the ndufaf3 gene encoding NADH dehydrogenase [ubiquinone] 1 alpha subcomplex assembly factor 3, with protein sequence MAAVSCARLLSPGSVHGLRLGSRLLPALSRVSSVRGHRLGPADDELYQRTTVTVMQKEAAGGTIIYSYSPRGFNISGNIVFGPCAVLPPAVLQWNVGSHTDITVDSLSLFYLLEPRIEVLVLGTGARTERLDPNVLNFLKKKGITVEVQDSANACATFNFLSSERRLVAAGLIPPPAVE encoded by the exons ATGGCCGCCGTCAGCTGCGCGAGGTTGCTGTCCCCGGGATCCGTTCACGGACTGCGGCTCGGTTCGAGACTCCTTCCAGCTCTGAGCCG GGTCTCTTCGGTGCGCGGCCACAGGCTCGGTCCGGCCGACGATGAGTTGTACCAGAGGACCACGGTGACGGTCATGCAGAAGGAAGCGGCCGGAGGAACCATCATCTACAGCTACAGTCCGAGAGGATTCAACATCAGCGGAAACATAGTGTTCGGGCCCTGCGCCGTCCTGCCGCCGGCCGTCCTGCAGTGGAAC GTGGGCTCTCACACAGACATCACGGTGGACAGTTTATCTTTGTTTTACCTGCTTGAGCCACGCATTG AGGTTCTGGTTTTGGGGACAGGAGCTCGTACGGAGCGTCTGGATCCAAACGTACTGAACTTCCTGAAGAAGAAAGGCATCACGGTGGAGGTTCAGGACTCG GCCAACGCTTGTGCCACATTCAACTTCCTGTCCAGCGAGAGACGCTTAGTGGCGGCCGGATTGATCCCGCCTCCTGCTGTAGAATAA